A genomic stretch from Spongiibacter nanhainus includes:
- a CDS encoding helix-turn-helix transcriptional regulator: MSATASSEMLVVAQIERPALSAQQVKFVFREPPDNTFVEDRRLRLDLCLTPRPRNARGSYPERWTRSRFERLGAVFMVPPGESLLARSDSTGEQHSLLCQLDPTLIAEWLDEEFCDETHLAAGLDINSSNVLHLLGQLKREIQQPGLASDLLVDGIATQLSVELLRFHQSVSQRDTAKGLSPWRLRLIDEHIREANHLPTLSELAALCGLSVRQLSRSFRASRGCSLGEYAATKRLEIAKELLDRDYSVKSVAYTLGFASPSGFCSAFKRHSGQTPGEYRAERVLIKRRH; encoded by the coding sequence GTGTCTGCCACAGCATCCAGTGAAATGCTCGTCGTCGCTCAGATCGAGCGCCCGGCGCTATCCGCCCAACAGGTTAAATTTGTGTTTCGGGAGCCCCCGGACAATACCTTTGTGGAAGATCGGCGGCTGCGTCTTGATTTGTGTTTAACCCCCCGCCCCCGCAATGCCCGTGGCAGTTACCCTGAACGCTGGACGCGCTCCCGCTTTGAACGGCTCGGCGCCGTGTTTATGGTGCCACCCGGCGAGTCACTGCTGGCTCGAAGCGATTCAACCGGCGAGCAGCATTCCCTGCTGTGTCAGCTTGACCCAACCCTGATAGCCGAGTGGCTCGATGAAGAGTTTTGCGACGAAACCCATTTGGCCGCCGGCCTGGATATCAATAGCAGCAACGTCCTCCACCTACTGGGCCAACTCAAGCGCGAAATTCAGCAACCCGGCCTGGCCAGCGACCTGTTAGTAGACGGCATCGCCACGCAACTGTCGGTGGAACTATTGCGCTTTCACCAATCGGTATCCCAGCGAGACACCGCCAAAGGACTCTCCCCCTGGCGCCTGCGGCTCATTGATGAACATATCCGCGAAGCAAACCACTTACCAACCTTGAGCGAACTGGCCGCACTGTGTGGTCTCTCCGTTCGCCAGCTCAGCCGCAGCTTTAGAGCCAGTCGCGGTTGCTCTCTGGGCGAATATGCCGCTACAAAACGCCTGGAGATCGCCAAAGAATTGCTGGATCGCGACTACAGCGTCAAGTCGGTGGCCTATACCCTGGGCTTTGCATCGCCATCCGGATTTTGCTCCGCATTTAAACGCCACAGCGGGCAAACCCCCGGTGAATATCGCGCCGAGCGTGTTCTCATTAAGCGCCGACATTAA
- a CDS encoding cold-shock protein has product MSNRVTGTVKWFNETKGFGFLEQQGGPDVFAHFSAISGSGFKTLAEGQQVEFTVTQGQKGPQAENIVAV; this is encoded by the coding sequence ATGTCTAACCGTGTAACTGGTACTGTTAAGTGGTTCAACGAAACTAAAGGCTTTGGCTTCCTGGAGCAGCAAGGCGGCCCCGACGTGTTTGCCCACTTCAGCGCCATCTCCGGCTCCGGCTTCAAAACTCTGGCCGAAGGTCAGCAAGTTGAGTTCACCGTAACTCAAGGCCAAAAAGGTCCTCAAGCCGAGAACATCGTTGCTGTATAA
- a CDS encoding sulfotransferase family protein: protein MTDFNADQLIEKAQQATGLSQFDSHSFEEGLSILLRDANQLEMPERGATRFEESILQYLGNRLKVSDYLRQRPELLERKIERPVFVFGVPRTGTTLLSNLLAADPQRRSPLTWEIEDPVPPPTSDTLFTDPRAVERLKIEKELLAAAPEMGKYYRSSAIYPNECVYFMAHDFKTLMLESRGKLPNYRDWLLNDADMSTAYQYHRKFLQLLQADAPGVWNLKMPSHALWLDTLLEVYPDARLIWTHRDPLTATGSFCSLISLAHMGFTGGVDKDWIAENCVYQAQLHAERIMDFRDRAGEDRVIDVHYADLMEQPIATMEKLYQQLGDDFDDAARQGMQGWLDDNPQNKFGKHDYKLAEFGLDESSLRSTFERYLSRYQVRPEG from the coding sequence ATGACCGATTTCAACGCCGATCAGCTTATTGAAAAGGCCCAGCAAGCCACTGGGCTCAGCCAGTTCGACAGCCACAGCTTTGAAGAGGGGCTGTCGATCTTGTTGCGCGACGCCAACCAACTGGAAATGCCCGAGCGTGGCGCCACCCGCTTCGAAGAGTCGATTCTTCAATACCTGGGCAACCGCCTTAAAGTCAGCGATTACCTGCGCCAACGCCCTGAGCTACTGGAGCGCAAAATAGAGCGCCCGGTGTTCGTCTTTGGCGTCCCCCGCACCGGCACCACCCTACTCAGCAATTTGCTGGCCGCCGACCCACAGCGACGCTCCCCCCTCACCTGGGAAATCGAGGATCCCGTGCCGCCCCCCACCAGCGACACCTTATTTACCGACCCCCGGGCGGTGGAGCGCCTCAAGATCGAAAAAGAGCTATTGGCCGCCGCGCCGGAGATGGGCAAGTACTACCGCAGCTCGGCGATCTACCCCAATGAGTGCGTCTACTTTATGGCCCACGACTTTAAAACCTTGATGCTGGAGTCCCGGGGCAAATTGCCCAACTACCGGGACTGGTTGCTCAATGACGCCGATATGTCCACCGCCTATCAGTACCACAGGAAGTTCCTGCAATTGCTCCAGGCCGACGCCCCCGGGGTGTGGAACCTGAAGATGCCCTCCCACGCCCTGTGGTTGGATACCCTGCTGGAGGTCTACCCCGACGCCCGTTTGATCTGGACCCACCGCGATCCCCTCACTGCCACCGGCTCATTCTGCAGCCTGATATCCCTGGCTCACATGGGCTTTACCGGCGGTGTGGATAAAGACTGGATTGCCGAGAACTGTGTTTACCAGGCCCAGCTCCACGCCGAGCGGATTATGGATTTTCGCGATCGCGCCGGCGAAGACCGGGTGATCGACGTCCACTACGCCGACTTGATGGAGCAACCCATCGCCACTATGGAAAAGCTCTACCAACAGCTCGGTGACGATTTTGACGACGCCGCCCGCCAGGGCATGCAGGGCTGGCTGGACGATAACCCCCAGAACAAGTTCGGCAAGCACGACTACAAGCTGGCGGAATTTGGCCTAGATGAATCCTCCTTACGGAGCACCTTTGAGCGCTACCTCAGCCGCTATCAGGTCAGGCCCGAGGGTTAA
- a CDS encoding SDR family NAD(P)-dependent oxidoreductase, with amino-acid sequence MSALFDLSGKVALVTGGNGGLGLGFARGIAKQGGAVEIWGRSEEKNAKAKAELEEYGVKVTARQVDVSSEEQVVAGFKALISDHGRLDAVFANSGVPAPTRSLLETTSEQWHSLLDINMHGAFYTLREGARLMVERAENGEPGGSLVFCGSLSMFQGIPGKAQYAAAKAGIGAAIRCMAVEFGRHGIRANSIAPGYIKTEMTGSDAEWSDIDKFFASRTPVPRPGYTSDFEGIAAYLASDASSFHTGDTLVIDGAALITL; translated from the coding sequence ATGAGCGCATTATTTGACCTCTCTGGAAAGGTCGCACTGGTGACCGGTGGCAACGGCGGCCTGGGGCTGGGCTTTGCCCGGGGTATCGCCAAACAGGGCGGTGCGGTGGAAATTTGGGGCCGCTCTGAAGAGAAAAATGCCAAGGCCAAGGCAGAGCTGGAGGAATACGGCGTAAAGGTCACGGCCAGGCAGGTGGATGTCTCCTCTGAGGAGCAGGTCGTGGCCGGGTTTAAGGCACTGATCAGTGATCACGGTCGCCTAGATGCGGTGTTTGCCAACTCCGGTGTTCCCGCACCCACTCGCTCTCTGTTGGAGACCACGTCCGAGCAGTGGCACAGCCTGCTGGACATCAATATGCACGGCGCGTTTTATACCCTGCGGGAGGGCGCTCGACTGATGGTAGAGCGGGCGGAAAACGGCGAGCCCGGCGGCTCACTGGTATTCTGCGGCAGCTTATCGATGTTTCAGGGTATTCCCGGCAAGGCGCAATATGCCGCGGCCAAGGCCGGCATCGGTGCCGCCATTCGTTGTATGGCGGTGGAGTTTGGCAGGCACGGCATTCGTGCCAACTCCATTGCGCCCGGCTATATCAAAACTGAGATGACCGGCAGCGACGCGGAGTGGTCGGATATCGACAAGTTCTTTGCCTCCCGCACGCCGGTGCCCCGGCCCGGCTATACCTCAGACTTTGAAGGGATTGCCGCTTACCTGGCCAGCGATGCCTCATCGTTCCATACCGGCGACACTCTGGTTATCGATGGCGCCGCGCTGATTACGCTGTGA
- a CDS encoding zinc-dependent alcohol dehydrogenase, protein MRILNIHDIDDVRLDTYTPAEPGDNDVVIGVKACGICGSDLSYIKIGGIMRQPGGVTPIGHEAAGEVLHVGKAVEDVRVGQRVVVNPMQTPSYIGSGGPEGAFTEQLLVRDARLGASLLPIPDDLPYDIAALTEPLAVALHGVNRAQAKAGDNVVVFGCGPIGLGMVMWLVDRGANVVALDLSPQRRERALQVGAQAAFDPTQVDLKAELIKLHGSTRVFSREAVGTDAFIDAAGAPNILNDVIAMAKYQSRMVVTAAYMKPVEINLGAMLTTEMSITTAVGYPDEMPEVIAAMPRLRDTLQGMISHHFPLDEVIHALEVAASPESAKVMINIDGES, encoded by the coding sequence ATGCGGATACTGAATATTCACGATATAGACGACGTCCGTCTCGATACCTATACCCCTGCCGAGCCCGGCGACAACGATGTGGTGATTGGCGTTAAAGCCTGTGGCATCTGCGGCAGTGACCTCAGCTATATCAAAATTGGCGGCATCATGCGTCAGCCCGGCGGAGTGACCCCCATTGGCCACGAGGCGGCGGGGGAGGTCCTCCACGTTGGCAAGGCGGTAGAGGATGTCCGGGTTGGTCAGCGGGTGGTGGTGAACCCCATGCAGACACCCAGCTATATCGGCAGTGGTGGCCCTGAAGGCGCCTTTACCGAGCAGTTGCTGGTTCGCGATGCCCGTCTCGGTGCCAGCCTGCTGCCGATCCCCGATGATCTGCCCTACGACATTGCCGCGCTGACTGAGCCGCTGGCGGTGGCCCTGCACGGTGTTAACCGCGCCCAGGCCAAAGCCGGTGACAATGTGGTGGTGTTTGGCTGCGGCCCGATCGGTTTGGGGATGGTGATGTGGCTGGTGGATCGCGGCGCCAACGTGGTGGCCCTGGATCTGTCACCCCAGCGCCGGGAGCGCGCCTTGCAGGTGGGTGCCCAGGCGGCATTTGACCCCACCCAGGTCGATCTCAAAGCCGAGCTGATCAAACTGCACGGCAGCACCCGGGTGTTTAGTCGCGAGGCAGTGGGGACCGACGCGTTTATCGACGCCGCCGGCGCGCCCAATATCCTTAACGATGTCATCGCCATGGCCAAGTATCAGTCGCGAATGGTGGTGACCGCCGCCTACATGAAGCCGGTTGAAATCAACCTCGGTGCCATGCTGACTACAGAAATGTCCATTACTACCGCGGTGGGTTACCCGGATGAGATGCCGGAGGTGATCGCCGCTATGCCCCGTTTGCGGGACACCCTGCAAGGCATGATCAGCCATCACTTTCCCCTGGATGAGGTGATTCACGCGCTGGAGGTGGCGGCCAGCCCCGAGTCTGCCAAGGTGATGATCAATATCGACGGGGAGTCGTAA
- a CDS encoding alkyl sulfatase dimerization domain-containing protein: protein MGDAKKPQLASLVQAGAQQTEAEPITERIFMAKDISNAYLVKTDGGDVLVNAGFMGSAQSIKTLFEPHRSGPLQAIFLTQAHADHFGGVPVLKESDTKIVAQRGFVDTAQFFHRLMPYLGRRSGKLWGGTIQGRRDPVPEVAPDIAVDDHLALEFGGTRFDVIATPGGESPDAVAVWMPAEKTLFTGNLFGPVFMSVPNLNTVRGDKPRSVERFLSSLNRVRTLGAELLITGHGEPIRGGDHIQAQLDKLYDAVAYIRDETIAGMNAGKDLYQLMAEVTLPAHLSLLQAHGKVSWAVRSIWHEYSGWFLYDSTASLYPVPPSAVYQDIADLAGGADALATRAQGHVEARRAVQAIQLLDIALTAAPAHRHSLDVKRQALQQLLDAAAAADNLSEIMWLRSELKAVDDTLNPSGYSYKKPYNKPDNNSGNKPGND, encoded by the coding sequence ATGGGTGACGCTAAAAAGCCGCAGTTGGCCAGCCTGGTTCAGGCCGGTGCCCAACAGACCGAGGCCGAGCCGATCACTGAGCGGATCTTTATGGCCAAGGATATATCCAATGCCTACCTGGTTAAGACCGATGGTGGCGACGTGTTGGTCAACGCCGGCTTTATGGGCAGTGCCCAAAGTATAAAGACACTGTTTGAGCCCCATCGCAGCGGCCCTCTGCAGGCGATTTTTTTGACCCAGGCCCATGCCGACCACTTTGGCGGTGTGCCGGTGCTCAAGGAGTCTGATACTAAAATTGTGGCGCAACGAGGCTTTGTCGACACCGCGCAGTTTTTCCACCGCTTGATGCCCTACCTGGGGCGCCGTTCCGGCAAATTGTGGGGGGGCACGATTCAGGGCCGCCGCGACCCGGTGCCGGAGGTCGCACCGGACATCGCCGTGGACGATCATCTCGCCCTGGAATTTGGTGGCACACGCTTTGACGTGATTGCCACGCCGGGGGGCGAGTCTCCGGATGCCGTGGCGGTATGGATGCCCGCCGAGAAAACCCTGTTTACCGGCAATCTGTTTGGCCCGGTCTTTATGTCGGTGCCCAATCTCAATACGGTGCGGGGCGACAAGCCCCGCTCTGTGGAGCGCTTTTTGTCGTCGTTGAATCGGGTGCGAACCTTGGGAGCCGAGTTGCTGATTACCGGTCACGGTGAGCCCATTCGCGGCGGCGACCACATTCAGGCGCAGCTGGATAAGCTCTACGATGCGGTGGCCTATATTCGCGACGAGACCATTGCCGGCATGAATGCGGGCAAAGACCTCTACCAGCTGATGGCGGAGGTCACATTGCCGGCGCACCTGTCGCTGCTGCAGGCCCATGGCAAAGTGAGCTGGGCGGTGAGGTCCATTTGGCACGAGTATTCCGGGTGGTTTCTCTACGACAGCACGGCGTCGCTGTATCCCGTGCCGCCCAGCGCGGTCTACCAGGATATTGCCGACCTGGCCGGTGGTGCGGATGCGCTGGCAACCCGGGCCCAGGGCCATGTTGAGGCGCGTCGAGCGGTGCAGGCGATTCAGCTTTTGGACATCGCCCTCACGGCGGCGCCGGCCCATCGCCACAGCCTGGATGTAAAGCGCCAGGCACTGCAGCAATTGCTGGACGCTGCGGCAGCAGCTGATAACCTCAGTGAGATTATGTGGCTGCGCTCGGAATTAAAGGCAGTGGACGATACTCTCAATCCAAGTGGCTATTCTTACAAAAAGCCCTACAACAAGCCCGACAACAATTCCGGTAACAAGCCCGGCAACGACTGA
- a CDS encoding MFS transporter has protein sequence MQESASAGVAGSAASQPYPKPMVAWYATIAMAFLYWLSILDRFIISLLVEPIKRDMNITDFQFSLLHGMAFAITYSLFGLAAGALADRYSRRWIIFGSVAIWSAATAACGAAVHYWQLLFARVGVGAGEAGLNPSATSILTDLFPKDRLTTAMAVFTIGATIGSGTAYFFGGMIVDLVAQTPSYMLPIIGEIRSWQAVFFVIGIPGMLLAFIVFSFPEPVRRNVRDGLNTDSPWRGVLNSYRKLLAFIGTQKRFFAHHYVGFALGSMVMSGSAIWYPAHMARTFGWSPGEIGLWLGSVVVVSAISGKMLCGFMVDRMYRRGYRDGQFRWFAGCMVVATPVGIAAMMATSPWIFLGLLGIFLALMAALPACYSASLNLATPNELRGTGIAFFAGTAGLIGMGSGPLLIAAVSDLVFGEGSIGAGMATVIAACCPLGALVLATGCKAMSSAVRDLEAKTQ, from the coding sequence ATGCAAGAATCCGCCAGCGCCGGCGTTGCCGGCAGCGCAGCCAGTCAGCCCTACCCCAAACCGATGGTGGCCTGGTATGCGACCATCGCCATGGCTTTTTTGTACTGGCTGTCGATTCTGGATCGCTTCATCATTTCGCTGCTGGTAGAACCCATCAAGCGGGACATGAACATCACTGATTTTCAGTTCAGCCTGCTCCACGGGATGGCCTTCGCGATCACTTACTCTCTGTTTGGCCTGGCCGCCGGCGCGCTGGCCGATCGCTACAGCCGACGCTGGATTATCTTTGGCAGTGTCGCCATCTGGTCCGCCGCCACCGCGGCCTGTGGCGCCGCCGTGCACTACTGGCAGCTGCTGTTTGCCCGGGTGGGTGTAGGCGCGGGTGAGGCCGGCCTCAACCCTTCCGCCACCTCCATCCTCACCGATTTGTTTCCCAAGGATCGCCTGACCACCGCCATGGCGGTGTTTACTATTGGCGCCACTATTGGCTCCGGCACCGCCTATTTCTTTGGCGGCATGATTGTCGATCTGGTGGCACAGACGCCCAGCTACATGCTCCCTATCATCGGTGAGATTCGCTCCTGGCAGGCGGTATTCTTTGTGATCGGTATACCCGGCATGTTGCTGGCTTTTATTGTATTTAGCTTTCCCGAGCCGGTACGCCGCAATGTGCGGGACGGGCTCAACACCGACAGCCCATGGCGGGGCGTACTCAATAGCTATCGCAAACTGCTGGCTTTTATCGGCACGCAGAAACGCTTCTTTGCCCACCACTACGTGGGCTTTGCCCTGGGTTCCATGGTGATGAGCGGCAGCGCCATTTGGTACCCCGCCCATATGGCCCGGACCTTTGGCTGGAGCCCCGGCGAAATTGGCCTGTGGTTGGGCTCGGTGGTGGTGGTCTCCGCCATCAGCGGCAAAATGCTGTGTGGCTTTATGGTGGATCGCATGTATCGCCGCGGCTACCGGGATGGCCAGTTCCGCTGGTTTGCCGGCTGTATGGTCGTGGCCACACCGGTGGGTATCGCCGCCATGATGGCCACCTCACCCTGGATTTTTCTGGGCTTGCTGGGCATCTTTTTGGCTCTGATGGCCGCCCTGCCCGCCTGTTACAGCGCCTCCCTGAATCTGGCCACGCCCAATGAGCTGCGCGGCACCGGTATCGCTTTTTTTGCCGGCACGGCAGGGCTGATTGGTATGGGCTCAGGTCCACTGTTAATCGCCGCTGTCTCCGATCTGGTCTTTGGTGAGGGCTCAATTGGTGCCGGCATGGCTACAGTGATCGCCGCGTGCTGTCCACTGGGGGCGCTGGTGCTGGCCACCGGCTGCAAGGCAATGAGCAGTGCCGTGCGAGATCTGGAAGCCAAGACGCAGTAG
- a CDS encoding acetyl-CoA C-acetyltransferase — MSEAYILDAVRTPRGIGKPGKGALTHMHPQHLAAAVLKALQERNNIDAADIDDVIWGTSAQKGKQGGDLARMAALDADFPIQVSGVTMDRFCGSGLTAVGMAAGQLKAGFEDLLIAGGTEMMSLITTISQQEREAGLKPLMMGTGNERLHEKHPQSNQGVCADAIASLEGITREDVDALALESQRRAANAIEKGYFDRALVPVYDASGKLVLDKDEYPRPNTTAADLAALEPSFGKLADFPINAAGETFRSLINRRYPDLKIEHIHHAGNSSGVVDGAAGLLMASPAYADKHGLKPRAKVIASANIGDDPTLMLNAPVPAAKKVLAKAGLSIDDIDLWEVNEAFAVVVEKFIRDLNIDRDKINVNGGAIALGHPIGATGAVLIGTVLDELERRDLRRGLITMCAAGGMAPAIIIERV, encoded by the coding sequence ATGTCTGAAGCTTATATCCTGGATGCCGTGCGTACACCTCGCGGTATTGGTAAACCCGGGAAGGGCGCCCTCACCCACATGCATCCCCAACACCTGGCGGCCGCCGTGCTCAAAGCTCTGCAGGAGCGCAACAACATCGATGCTGCGGATATTGATGACGTGATCTGGGGCACCAGCGCCCAGAAGGGCAAACAGGGCGGGGACCTGGCGCGAATGGCTGCCTTGGATGCGGATTTTCCCATCCAGGTCAGTGGCGTCACCATGGATCGCTTCTGTGGCAGCGGTCTGACCGCCGTTGGCATGGCCGCCGGCCAGCTCAAGGCCGGCTTTGAAGACCTGTTGATTGCCGGTGGCACCGAAATGATGTCGCTGATTACCACCATCAGCCAGCAGGAGCGGGAGGCGGGCCTAAAACCGCTAATGATGGGCACCGGTAACGAGCGCCTGCACGAAAAGCACCCCCAGTCCAACCAAGGGGTATGCGCCGATGCCATTGCCTCCCTGGAAGGCATTACCCGGGAAGATGTTGATGCCCTGGCTCTGGAAAGCCAGCGCCGGGCCGCCAACGCCATTGAAAAGGGCTACTTCGACCGCGCCCTGGTGCCGGTCTACGACGCCAGTGGCAAGCTGGTGCTGGATAAGGACGAGTATCCTCGCCCCAACACCACCGCCGCCGACCTGGCCGCGCTGGAGCCCAGCTTTGGCAAGCTGGCGGATTTCCCTATTAACGCCGCTGGCGAGACCTTTCGCTCGCTGATCAATCGCCGCTACCCGGATCTCAAGATCGAACACATTCACCACGCCGGCAATTCCTCCGGTGTGGTGGACGGCGCCGCCGGCCTGTTGATGGCCTCACCGGCCTATGCCGACAAACACGGGCTTAAGCCCCGGGCCAAGGTGATCGCCAGTGCCAATATTGGCGACGACCCAACCCTAATGCTCAACGCCCCGGTCCCCGCCGCAAAGAAAGTGCTCGCCAAAGCGGGCCTGTCCATTGACGACATTGACCTGTGGGAAGTGAACGAGGCCTTTGCGGTGGTGGTGGAGAAGTTTATCCGCGACCTCAATATCGACCGGGACAAAATCAATGTTAACGGTGGCGCCATCGCACTGGGCCACCCCATTGGTGCCACGGGTGCTGTTTTGATCGGCACCGTATTGGATGAACTCGAGCGCCGGGATTTGCGGCGCGGCCTGATCACCATGTGCGCTGCCGGCGGCATGGCTCCGGCCATTATTATCGAGCGGGTGTAG
- a CDS encoding TetR/AcrR family transcriptional regulator, producing the protein MEAATNKRRATRTTRDPQKTREAIMEVAGKLLAKDGPEGLSVSQVAQLVGVNRGTAYHHFPTREQLLDETKAWVSDKLRQQVFGDATGDNELEERREPRQIIERLANFAMDNPEFGRVWLYEVLRTGQPADDPFWRIYKQHIDKFVGSDYSQPGIDADVHAITLLVTVFMWPVWARNMVNSAAGRKRMAQRFTDEMLRMSLYGSLNKDKFPDLDKLKDLQGDASDPQPE; encoded by the coding sequence TTGGAAGCAGCCACCAATAAGCGGCGTGCCACCAGGACCACCCGCGACCCACAGAAAACCCGTGAAGCTATTATGGAAGTGGCTGGCAAGTTGTTGGCTAAAGACGGCCCGGAAGGGCTGAGCGTGTCCCAGGTCGCACAGCTGGTGGGGGTAAACCGTGGCACTGCCTACCATCACTTTCCCACCCGGGAGCAATTGCTGGACGAGACCAAGGCCTGGGTCAGCGACAAGCTGCGTCAGCAGGTTTTTGGCGACGCTACCGGCGACAACGAGCTGGAAGAGCGGCGGGAGCCACGGCAGATAATCGAGCGGCTAGCCAATTTTGCCATGGACAATCCCGAGTTTGGCCGGGTGTGGCTCTATGAAGTGCTGCGCACCGGCCAGCCAGCTGACGACCCTTTTTGGCGTATCTACAAACAGCACATCGATAAATTTGTGGGGTCGGATTATTCCCAACCGGGGATCGATGCCGACGTCCACGCCATTACATTATTGGTCACCGTGTTTATGTGGCCGGTGTGGGCCCGCAATATGGTGAACAGTGCCGCAGGCCGCAAGCGCATGGCCCAGCGTTTTACCGACGAAATGCTGCGTATGAGTTTGTACGGCAGTCTTAACAAAGACAAGTTTCCCGATTTGGACAAACTTAAGGACTTGCAAGGCGACGCCAGCGATCCCCAGCCTGAATAA
- a CDS encoding 2-oxo acid dehydrogenase subunit E2 — protein sequence MSNKTQQSMPWPEEDFSRYGEVEEKKLGNVQQYVGKVMHRNWTSIPHVTHNDDADITDFEQRRKAYNAANPDKKKTLLPVLMKASVAMLKEFPQFNVSLSADGATMFQKHYYHIGFAVDVPGGLLVPVVKDCDKKSVDDIAEEIVALSEKARGKGLPMNDMSGGCFTLSSLGHIGGTSFSPIINAPEVAIMGITRAASRFVPDAEGKPVLRQFLPLSLSYDHRVINGADAARFTRAMADWLQAYTF from the coding sequence ATGAGCAATAAAACCCAGCAGAGCATGCCCTGGCCTGAAGAGGATTTTTCCCGCTACGGCGAGGTAGAAGAAAAGAAACTGGGCAATGTCCAGCAGTATGTGGGCAAGGTCATGCATCGCAACTGGACCTCGATTCCCCATGTCACCCACAACGATGACGCTGACATTACCGACTTTGAACAGCGTCGCAAGGCTTACAACGCCGCAAACCCGGATAAGAAAAAGACCCTGTTGCCGGTATTGATGAAGGCCTCAGTGGCGATGCTGAAGGAATTTCCCCAGTTCAATGTGTCCCTCAGCGCTGACGGCGCGACTATGTTTCAGAAGCACTACTACCATATTGGCTTTGCGGTGGATGTACCGGGCGGCCTGTTGGTACCGGTGGTGAAAGACTGCGACAAGAAAAGCGTTGACGACATCGCCGAGGAAATTGTCGCCCTATCAGAGAAGGCGCGGGGCAAAGGCCTGCCTATGAACGATATGTCCGGCGGCTGCTTTACCCTGTCGTCTCTGGGGCATATCGGCGGCACCAGCTTCTCCCCGATTATTAATGCGCCGGAAGTGGCCATTATGGGGATTACCCGGGCTGCCAGCCGGTTTGTGCCGGATGCCGAGGGCAAGCCAGTGCTGCGCCAGTTTCTGCCGCTGTCACTGAGTTACGACCACCGGGTGATTAACGGCGCCGATGCGGCGCGCTTTACCCGGGCGATGGCGGATTGGCTGCAAGCCTACACTTTCTAA
- a CDS encoding SDR family NAD(P)-dependent oxidoreductase codes for MKTAVVTGANAGLGYAITTGLIREGYRVIMACRNEAKAAAARTALLQAHPNANLQVLPLDLSDLGSVENFAKLFAEQVGQLELLINNAGITDVPLARNAAGHEMQMATNYLGNFALIGRLLPYFNKDEQCRIVNVGSLAHRFGKLALDDMNWERDTYKPMKSYARSKIALMTFTCELNRRLQGSNILVLGAHPGFAATEITKKNDSYKEKSKLSLWIQSKVEPLIPTPDDAARATLLAALSDDVKGGDYYGPGGFLEIGGKPAPAKLNPAAKDPELGRKLWEVSEQMTGVSYLDSEGEKEAVPA; via the coding sequence ATGAAAACCGCTGTTGTTACCGGCGCCAATGCCGGGCTGGGCTACGCCATTACCACCGGTCTGATCCGCGAAGGCTACCGGGTCATTATGGCCTGTCGCAACGAGGCCAAAGCCGCAGCGGCGCGCACGGCCTTGCTGCAAGCACACCCCAATGCCAATTTGCAGGTGCTGCCCCTGGATCTGTCCGACCTGGGCTCGGTGGAGAATTTTGCCAAGCTGTTTGCCGAACAAGTCGGCCAACTGGAGTTGCTAATTAACAATGCCGGCATCACCGACGTCCCTCTGGCCCGCAATGCGGCTGGTCACGAGATGCAGATGGCCACCAACTACCTGGGTAACTTTGCCTTGATCGGCCGCCTGCTGCCCTACTTCAACAAAGACGAGCAGTGCCGGATCGTCAATGTCGGCAGCCTGGCTCACCGCTTTGGCAAGCTCGCCCTGGACGATATGAACTGGGAGCGGGATACCTACAAGCCCATGAAGAGTTATGCCCGCAGCAAAATTGCACTCATGACCTTTACCTGCGAACTGAACCGCCGCTTGCAGGGCAGCAATATACTGGTACTGGGCGCCCACCCCGGTTTTGCCGCCACCGAGATCACCAAGAAAAACGATAGTTACAAAGAAAAATCCAAGCTGTCACTGTGGATACAGTCCAAGGTCGAACCCCTTATCCCCACCCCAGACGATGCCGCCAGAGCCACTCTCCTGGCAGCCCTGTCTGACGATGTTAAGGGAGGCGACTACTACGGACCGGGAGGCTTCCTGGAAATTGGCGGCAAACCCGCACCGGCCAAATTAAACCCCGCAGCAAAGGACCCCGAGCTGGGAAGAAAACTGTGGGAAGTTTCAGAGCAGATGACGGGTGTCAGCTACCTTGATTCTGAGGGCGAGAAGGAAGCGGTGCCGGCCTAA